The proteins below come from a single Dryobates pubescens isolate bDryPub1 chromosome 16, bDryPub1.pri, whole genome shotgun sequence genomic window:
- the CXXC5 gene encoding CXXC-type zinc finger protein 5 isoform X2, with product MSNSGSHQDAGNKPETEKTNQDDSQPPVNSERRNKSGIISEPLNKSLKKSRPLSHYSTFGSSSSGSEHSEKGNPLVNGGEAAVDKSHSTSKHKSLSSMLSKLERVSEISSEGQLALQQFAQSTEMLKRVVQEHLPLASEHGTGLSDMEAVSAAETMNGPSDFPYLGAFPINPGLFIMTPAGVFLAESALHMAGLAEYPMQNELASAINSGKKKRKRCGMCPPCRRRINCEQCSSCRNRKTGHQICKFRKCEELKKKPSAALEVMLPTGAAFRWFQ from the coding sequence ATGTCAAACTCGGGCTCCCATCAAGACGCTGGGAACAAGCCAGAGACGGAAAAAACTAACCAAGATGACTCTCAGCCCCCTGTCAACTCCGAGAGGAGGAACAAAAGTGGGATCATAAGTGAACCTTTGAACAAAAGTCTTAAGAAGTCCCGGCCGCTCTCCCACTACTCCacctttggcagcagcagctcgggGAGCGAACATTCGGAGAAGGGCAACCCCTTAGTGAACGGCGGCGAGGCGGCCGTGGATAAAAGTCACTCTACCTCAAAGCACAAAAGCCTCTCCAGCATGCTGAGCAAACTGGAGCGGGTGTCGGAGATCTCCTCGGAAGGACAGCTCGCCCTCCAGCAGTTCGCTCAGTCGACAGAGATGCTCAAACGCGTGGTGCAGGAGCATCTCCCCCTAGCCAGCGAGCACGGGACTGGGCTCTCCGACATGGAGGCGGTGTCGGCCGCAGAGACAATGAACGGCCCCTCCGATTTCCCTTACCTGGGGGCTTTTCCCATCAACCCAGGCCTTTTCATCATGACCCCTGCCGGCGTCTTTCTGGCAGAGAGCGCTCTCCATATGGCCGGCTTGGCAGAGTACCCCATGCAGAACGAGTTGGCATCTGCCATCAACTCGGGGAAAAAGAAACGGAAAAGATGCGGCATGTGCCCGCCCTGCCGCCGCCGGATAAACTGCGAGCAGTGCAGCAGTTGTAGGAACCGCAAAACTGGCCACCAGATTTGCAAATTCAGGAAATGTGAAGAACTCAAAAAGAAGCCTTCCGCAGCACTGGAG
- the CXXC5 gene encoding CXXC-type zinc finger protein 5 isoform X1 has translation MSNSGSHQDAGNKPETEKTNQDDSQPPVNSERRNKSGIISEPLNKSLKKSRPLSHYSTFGSSSSGSEHSEKGNPLVNGGEAAVDKSHSTSKHKSLSSMLSKLERVSEISSEGQLALQQFAQSTEMLKRVVQEHLPLASEHGTGLSDMEAVSAAETMNGPSDFPYLGAFPINPGLFIMTPAGVFLAESALHMAGLAEYPMQNELASAINSGKKKRKRCGMCPPCRRRINCEQCSSCRNRKTGHQICKFRKCEELKKKPSAALEKVMLPTGAAFRWFQ, from the coding sequence ATGTCAAACTCGGGCTCCCATCAAGACGCTGGGAACAAGCCAGAGACGGAAAAAACTAACCAAGATGACTCTCAGCCCCCTGTCAACTCCGAGAGGAGGAACAAAAGTGGGATCATAAGTGAACCTTTGAACAAAAGTCTTAAGAAGTCCCGGCCGCTCTCCCACTACTCCacctttggcagcagcagctcgggGAGCGAACATTCGGAGAAGGGCAACCCCTTAGTGAACGGCGGCGAGGCGGCCGTGGATAAAAGTCACTCTACCTCAAAGCACAAAAGCCTCTCCAGCATGCTGAGCAAACTGGAGCGGGTGTCGGAGATCTCCTCGGAAGGACAGCTCGCCCTCCAGCAGTTCGCTCAGTCGACAGAGATGCTCAAACGCGTGGTGCAGGAGCATCTCCCCCTAGCCAGCGAGCACGGGACTGGGCTCTCCGACATGGAGGCGGTGTCGGCCGCAGAGACAATGAACGGCCCCTCCGATTTCCCTTACCTGGGGGCTTTTCCCATCAACCCAGGCCTTTTCATCATGACCCCTGCCGGCGTCTTTCTGGCAGAGAGCGCTCTCCATATGGCCGGCTTGGCAGAGTACCCCATGCAGAACGAGTTGGCATCTGCCATCAACTCGGGGAAAAAGAAACGGAAAAGATGCGGCATGTGCCCGCCCTGCCGCCGCCGGATAAACTGCGAGCAGTGCAGCAGTTGTAGGAACCGCAAAACTGGCCACCAGATTTGCAAATTCAGGAAATGTGAAGAACTCAAAAAGAAGCCTTCCGCAGCACTGGAG